From the Engraulis encrasicolus isolate BLACKSEA-1 chromosome 18, IST_EnEncr_1.0, whole genome shotgun sequence genome, the window AACAGCTTGAATATCGTATGAGTAGGGTACAGCACGATGTTACAAAAAGTAAACGCTAGGGGGCAGTAACACATGTAACATTAGCAACAACTACATCCCGGATATCGCGTTTTAGGAAGTTTAGCTGGTCATATGACAGCACAGAAAGAGCTCTGTGTGAACTGAAAGAGAATGGATCTCCGTGACTTAGCTCCGAAAGCATgggaaataaaataatgaattcgcATGGCTAAACAAAACAGCGCGAGGACTTCTTTGTTGCGCGTGTGAAAGGTGGGTCACTCTTCCATTCAACTCTCAGCAATCGCTTGTTTACAAAACTCGCTCGAGTTTGTCATCACAACATATGGTTAGCGTGTATTAGCCACTGTTACACAGTTCATCTATCGGCGTAGATATGTTGTTTTTACACCCAAGCATATAAGTTATCTGTCTGCTATGTTTTCTAGTCTACTTGCAGACCAGACGCGATATTGCAAAATTGCGCATACATGCCAGAGACATGCTGCATTCACAACTAAAATCGGTTTGGTGGACAGCAAGGCTTTGTGACTTCCTGTCgccgttttgtttgtttgtccatgctctatctctgtgtgtaagGGTGTATGATTGTGTTTGCATCTTACTTGTACATTTATTTGATCAGCCACTGTGCCAGTGTTGCAACAGCATAGCCTATGCGCCATATTATATGCAAAACAGGATCATCAAGGCTACCTCGGCAAACTCATGGGTCTAAAGTCCAGCATGGTTGGAAAGAGAACTGAGGTTGCCTCGTCTTGTGACAAACCCTTCCAGTAATAAACCGTCTAAACTGTAATACAAGACATTCAGATGTTGGTGGTTGCTTGCTATAAAGTGGGCTTAGTTCAGCCATTTGTCACAATACATTTTTCAAAGTGGCGTATGTTCTCCGAGTTGTTAAATTGTAGATGATAGTTGTCTGTTGTGCCTGTTCCACCAAGCAGGGACAACAGTGTATGAACTGTACTCAAACATTTATGTTAAATGGAACCAATAACGGTTTTTTTTAaaggctcagacgtcaggtggtagcctacaaccacagctaatgcccataaattaattagtaattgctAATTAATCTACTGCAGTGAGTATGCTTTTTAGATAAGCCactaaaaaacaaagaaataaactaATCCATACAACCGTGGTGATGAACATAAGTTGTTGTGGTTGCACCCAATAATGCTGCTACATCTCTTTTCTGATTGCTCGTCTTAAGGAGGAGTATGGAGAATGATGAATTTCCGTCAGCGGATGGGCTGGATCGGCGTGGGACTTTACCTGCTGGCCAGCGTGGCTGCCGTGTACTATGTGTTTGAGATCAACCAGACCTACAACCGCTTCACCCTGGCCATGGTGGAGAAGGCGGCGGCCTCCGTGGCCCACCACCATACCACCCAGCCCCTAGCACCTCCAGACATGCCCCTTCAAGGAtcctcctcgtcgtcctcctcctcagtcgtctccgTCCCCGTCCCGTGGCTCCAGAGCCTGAAGAcgcgcctgctgctgctgcccttcTGGGTGTGGGCCGTGCTGTTCCTGCTGCCCTACCTGCAGgtgttcctcttcctctactcctgCACGCGTGCTGACCCCAAGACCATCGGCTACTGCATCCTGCCCATCTGTATCGCGGTGCTGTGCAACCGCCACCAGACCTTCACCAAGGCCTCCAATCAGATCAGCAGGCTGCAGCTGATTGACACCTGAGGGCATTACCCAATAGGGAcaatgttggtggtggtggaggtgatgtcTGGTAGGGGGTGGGGGCTGAGACAAACTGCGTTGCTGGTCCATACTGTCGCTTGATAGATGAAGTGAGCCAGGGCATCTATCAGCAAGATTCTTTATGACATCGTGTAGGAGGACCAGAGGTTTGTAAGTCTccagattaaaggggtatgccactattttggggcttaatacagttaaaatcgttggctggagtttataaaggtggtaaagtgtcttatttttcatgttaagcgttgtcttgctttaagacaagttaaaagagggaatatgtcgctaagctagtgaaagtcaatgtatccgtgtagcattgtagcatgctacacggatacattgactttcactagcttagcgacatattccctcttttaacttgtcttaaagcaagacaacgcttaacatgaaaaataagacactttaccacctttataaaccccagccaacgattttaactgtattaagccccaaaatagtggcatacccctttaacactccCGTATGCCCTGACTCAGTGTGTTAAAGAACTATTTGTGTGGTGGGGGTTTacatatgtgtgtactgtactgtatgtacgtacagGGATAATAATGTATGTTTCAGGATCTCTAAAACACTGTCAAGTGCTTTCAGACTTTTGTACGCCTCCGGTTCATATTTGACAAGACGCTCACCGCCAACTGGATTGTTTAATATTTTTTGTCTGCTGTAAATACTGAGTCACTTAAACAAAGCCAATGGCTCCTCTTCGTTTTGTATCATGGACATTTTTTTTAGATATAAAAGAGTGCGTCTGTAACATGCCTGGCATTTTGATTGGGTACATCTGATTTAAGGTACAACAATGACAATTTGTAGTAAATTGTACTATATAGACATAAGTTCAAAGTGAAATTGGTGTTTTGCTGGTGCTTTTTTAAAGTAATAATAACTATCCGTCACCTGAAAGATTTACTCAAtgcatttgacatttttttcattcGACTTTGTTTTTTGGTCCAACTGGCATAGTTCACTTCACAAACGTATCATTAGGGGTTATTGTCAGATATAATGCTTAAAGCAGGCAGTCCTCATGAATGTTAAGTGTTGAGTCAAAACAACTTGTTCTCTCAGTTTGGTCCCAGTGGGGTGGGAACCCCTGGTCAAAGTTGACTTGGCTGGTTAAGATCATGGATGTTAAAATGGCTTGTTTAATACtcagtgtgcgttccaatatgcagccttccgtcctccacttgtgcttgtggcctcgtaccaggaagtaatatattgtgatgacatcactgacaacagtattatattttgaaaatctcacaaaagctcaattgttaagtcattttctcatttgcacacTGGATGGTGAAtcaagaatagtcccccaaaaattgttgtggctgggCGGACAGCAGGGAAGCTTCACTGTTTTGTCCATGGGGACGAGGCATCAGCCAAacttgaggccacaagcacaagttgaggacgcaaggtcgcatattggaatgcacacggAATCTAACAAGCTTGGATGAGTTTTTTGCAGTTCACATGGATGAAGTAAAAACTGCCATTCATAAAATCATAAACAAGCTGGCGATGAGATCCAAACTCCTCAAAAACAAACCTTATCGTGAGCTTCTTTCTGATTTAAAAGAAATCTGGAAATACAGAAATCAGTTCAGATTTCGTGAGGAGTGAGAACGGAGTAATCCTTTCATACTAGCAAAAGTTTGATTCAAGAGTGAGAATTAGCCATTTTCCGTAATTCCAGTTACTGGCTGTTTTCAGCACACTTCATTACATGCCATCTGTGCCATTAGAAAAAAAGATTACAATTATTGGCAGCATATTCAATATTTAATaggttttttatttcattttttactgtCATGTAAAGGTTTAGGATCTCTGCTCACATCTATCAGTTTGTGATGTTTATggggggaaaaactacaaaaaaaattgTGCTTTCCCAATGTGTCTTAAAATTTGACTTTTTAAACCAGGTGGTGTTCTCCAATGATGGATGATTGTATGATTTCAGTGTAATTTTACCCCTTTTTTGACAAGCCTAGATTATAACTGACGTCTGTGTTTGAAAAATGAATGCATGCGATTTCTGTAAATCTTTCTATTGGTCTCTTGTGCCATGGAAGTTTTATGTTGAAAGTGTTAATTTCTGGCAGTCAAGGCTGTGGGGATTTTGAACAATGATATCTTAGAATTAATGGCTCTTGTGTTTTGCACACTTCCACACAAGAGGCAACATTACTGAATTTGTTTGAGTAAGTATCCTCCAAATCGCATTTGATTTGGtgagaacaacaaaaaaaatcatggtATTACTCGCTGTGAATTATATTGTATGGTTGTGGTTTTGCCATTGCCAATTTATTTTATAAGATGTGGTTCTCTTTCATATTTATAGGACCCTTTGCTCATACACATGCCTTTTGGTTAAGCACAATGTTAGCTGTTATATCAATAGCAGGTGTCCACGCTCTCTTACTAG encodes:
- the tmem251 gene encoding lysosomal enzyme trafficking factor, coding for MMNFRQRMGWIGVGLYLLASVAAVYYVFEINQTYNRFTLAMVEKAAASVAHHHTTQPLAPPDMPLQGSSSSSSSSVVSVPVPWLQSLKTRLLLLPFWVWAVLFLLPYLQVFLFLYSCTRADPKTIGYCILPICIAVLCNRHQTFTKASNQISRLQLIDT